The Stenotrophomonas sp. BIO128-Bstrain region CACAGGGCGTCGTCGTCCTGGTCCAGCTGGTGCGCCAGGGTATCGCGCAGGCGCTCGGCATCGGCGCTGTCCAGGCCACTGAGTGTGACCGCGCTGAAGCGGCTGCCGGCGGTATGCACGACCAGCGTGCTCAACCCGGCGCTGCGTTCGATCGGGCCACGCCGCAGATCCAGGTGCTGCACGCGCGAGGTCGGTACGCGGGTTTCGTTCTGCCAGAGCAGGTCACGGCGCAGCCCGAGCCCTTGGGCATCAAGCCGCCAATAGGTGCGGCGCTGGCGGCGGAAGGCGAGCGCGGCACCGATCAGTGCGCCCAGCAGCACCACGCCGGCCGCGCCCCACCAGCGCCCCGGCAGATCGAACACCACCCACAGCGCACCGAACGCACCGCCGATCAGCAGCGCGCCGGCGATCGCGCCACCGAAGGCGGCCAGCGAGGCCGAACGCAGCGGCAGCGGTTGCCAGTCCGGCGCGGCGGGCGACGGCGGCAGGGGCGGCGGCACGGGAGTGTCGAGGAGATCGGACAAGGCAGGGCGCTCGGCTGGAAACGGGCCGGGCGCATGCGTGCAGGTGCAACCGCCCGTGGCGCAGACGGTAGCAGGTTGCCGTGGGCTATTGCGCGGCCTGGATCAGCGCATCCACATCGAGCAGGTGGCCGGCGCGTTCGGCCTTGGTGCGCAGGTACTGTTCGTTCTCGGCGGTGATGTCGCCGGTGACCGGCACGCAATCGACCACGTCGATGCCGGCATTGCGCAGGCGCTGGGCCTTGGTGGGGTTGTTGCTGAGCAATTGCACGCGGGTCACGCCCAGGCCCTGCAGCATCGCCACGGCACTGCCGTACCGGCGCTCGTCGGCACCAAAACCAAGCTGCGCATCGGCGTCGATCGTATCCAGCCCATCGTGCTGGTAACCGTAGGCGCGCATCTTCGCGGCGATGCCGGTGCCACGGCCTTCCTGGTCCAGGTACAGCAGTACGCCGCCACCAAGCTCCTTGAGCTTGCGCAGGCCACGCCGCAGCTGGTCGCCACAGTCGCACTTGAGCGAGCCGAACAGATCGCCGGTCAGGCAGGAGGAGTGCACGCGCACCGGCACCACGGCGGACAGGTCCGGCGTGCCGACGATGATCGCGACCTGGTCGCGCTGGGCCACGCCACCGCGGAACACCGCGAATTCGGTCATGCCGACCTCGCGCAGCGGGACCGGCGAGCGGGCCACCAGCTCATAGGCGTGCGCGGCCTGCTCGGCGCCCTGGCTCAGGTCGCACAGCGAGACCTGGGCGC contains the following coding sequences:
- a CDS encoding PH domain-containing protein — its product is MSDLLDTPVPPPLPPSPAAPDWQPLPLRSASLAAFGGAIAGALLIGGAFGALWVVFDLPGRWWGAAGVVLLGALIGAALAFRRQRRTYWRLDAQGLGLRRDLLWQNETRVPTSRVQHLDLRRGPIERSAGLSTLVVHTAGSRFSAVTLSGLDSADAERLRDTLAHQLDQDDDAL
- the ribA gene encoding GTP cyclohydrolase II RibA, with protein sequence MSPTAPAMSSASSLFGDPAAIRCERAVAELRAGRPVVIDDGHGLRLAFIALDSSTRTSFTAFAAAAEDRHYLFLTSTRARVLGVSAERGARVPLAGIDFDALPSLSYLRDPGAMPPGWTGGEALDDGAVEIARLGLLLPAMVGVLLNSDDRRFDGCAQVSLCDLSQGAEQAAHAYELVARSPVPLREVGMTEFAVFRGGVAQRDQVAIIVGTPDLSAVVPVRVHSSCLTGDLFGSLKCDCGDQLRRGLRKLKELGGGVLLYLDQEGRGTGIAAKMRAYGYQHDGLDTIDADAQLGFGADERRYGSAVAMLQGLGVTRVQLLSNNPTKAQRLRNAGIDVVDCVPVTGDITAENEQYLRTKAERAGHLLDVDALIQAAQ